AAGCAGTTATATCTACCTGTGAAGAGATTGAGAATTTGTCCTGCGAGTTTTCTTCTGTTTACATTGATAGAAATGcccaaaataaacactacaGCCTATCCATACCTAGCAGCTCACCTGATAATGTGTTGGTTAAATCTATGCAATCTCAAGAATTGCAGTATAATACTGACAAATTGAAagatttaatgattaaaaatgcAGACAGTAAAGCTGCTGCATTATATAATGAGGTTTGTAATTTAAAGGAACAGTGTGATTTGTCATTGGATTCTCAATCTCAAGTAGTATCAGCTAATACTGAAGTGGAAGATGATGTAACAACTTTTGATAATCAGAGACTTAAGGATCCAGAAGTTATTGGTTCTTATTTGCCCGAGTCAGCCAGTTTCCTTCATGTCTCAAATCATTCTAGTCCTCTTCTTCTGCAGTGTGGTGACCCATGTAATGTTGTAAATGCTGGTTTTTTAGATGCCAATGATAAAGTTGAGGATAACTCACTATTACATGCACATAACATATGCAATGGATATTCTGATGAGATCAGTACCAGTTCTTATTGGTTCCGCCATGATGCAAGCAATGAGCACCACATTGGAAGATTAGTTAGTGATGCAGTTAATATTGGAAGTGATGCTGTTATGGACAAGGGTGAGAGTAgtataatttcaaatatattatcGATGGAGTTTGATGCCTGGGATGACTCGCTGGCATCACATGAGAGTTTGACCAAGTTGTTGGGTGACAACACTGACAGCCAGAATGGTCCGTTAAAAAAATCTAGTTCTAGGAAAGTTCAAAGTAACAATCAATCAAGATTTTCTTTTGCATGGCAGGAGGAATCCAAATTCCAAGCCAATGTACCTCCATCTTCTGGTGCTACCCAGCCATTTCCAAAGAATGGCTCACTCATCCAGGATTTTGTGGAAAGAGACTTTTCTTTGAACAAGCTGGGTTTTGCAAATGGCTTCCCCTCCAATAACCTCAAGGAATCTGGAAATCTTGGCAGTGGTCATTTCATTGCTTCAAACAATAAGCTTTCAGGTTAGTTAGTATTAATAGCTTACTTAAACTGGCTATTGTAGCTTTTATAGAAGCATTTCTTATCATTGGTACTTTTGCTGCTCTTTTCATAGCCATGCTTGTCTTATTTTGTGCTATTCTTGTTGAATATTCTTCTTAAGTAACCtgtattttgaaaaatgtcttACTTTTGGTGAGATTTGCCAGAAATAACTAGGGAAAAGTCTATAGTCAAGAGCTGACTTAACTAATGGTACTCTgcacaaaatttcaatattaaacTTGTGTGTAGATTAACAAAAATTGAGTTTTTATCACGTTTGGGAGAATAAAAATTTGCTTAAGTACACTTGTATTGCCCAAAAAACCCATGAAAGGTCCACTTCTCAGGTTTTACTCAAGTTAAATGTTTGGATAACAtacctttttcaatttttgtggtGGTTTATTGTAGATCACTGACTTTGAGAGTTAAGTCACCAAGTTAAAGTGGCATGACAGCTTATAGAAGTGTCTTTTCTTCGTATAGAGATGTAATGACATTCCTTTATCATGTACTTTCAGCTGTTTCAAGAGCACAAATTTCAGCACCGCCAGGATTCTCTGTTCCGAACAGGGCACCACCTCCTGGTTTCTCTTCAGTTGAGAGAATGGGGCAGGCTTTTGACTCCCTCTCTGGTTAGTTATTGTTTCTTTCTACTTTTACATGTCTTTCTGCATATTGGTTTCATTTTAATGTTATGCCCGTTACAGGGAATTCATTGCTGGACCCTTCTTTCTTACTGAGAAATTCTTATCAAACACCCTCAAATGGAAATATTGGTGGTCCAGGTGACGTTGAATTTATGGATCCTGCTATTTTGGCAGTTAGTAAAGGCCCTGAACAGTTTAACTACTTTGAAAATGAGGCCAGAGTTCAATTATTGATGCAAAGATCTCCCTCACCACAGCAAGACCTTCGATTTTCTGAAATTGGGAATTCCTTTTCTCAGTTTGGTGATTCTTATGGCATTTCTTCAAGGTTAAATCAATCACAAGTTAGTAATCTGGCTTCATTTCCTCAGTTATCTCTGCAGCAGTCTAGAAATGCAGTCTTGTCAAATGGCCAATTGGATGGGCGGAATGGAAATGGTCTGGGTGTGGCAGAGCTTTTGAGAAATGAAAGACTTGGATTTAACAAGTTTTATAGAGGATATGATGATTCAAAATATCGGATGCCTAATTCTATGGATGTGTTCAACAGGACATTTGGGATTTGAGATTGTTGGGTATATTGGCCATGGTAAAGCCAAGTCAGAAATAAACAAACAGAATTTTTCTGCATTGCCAAAGGTGATGGGGATGGCTCATGACATAACCTGTCTATTGGGCTACGAAAGGATGAAACTCTCGCTTATAGCTGCAGCTGGTTACTGGTAATCATTCAAATCTcaagctttctcttttcttgctttaatttttatggtCTAGTTCTTGATTTTACTCTTCCTCCTAAAAGGCATTGTACATTGTGTACGAAAATGTCTTCAACTACTTGTCCTCCAATactagattaaaaaatattgtcctCCATAGGGTTCTAGACTCTATCTTATCATATGTGAAATATTGTCTTCAACTACTTGTTCTAGACTTTGCTGTTcggtttttgaaatgtaaagctCTCAATCTCCATCCCTTCTTCTTGTAGTTCTTGATTTGCAGAAGCAAGCTGCGTTGAGATTTAAGAAATCAATCATGGATCGGAAAGTATTTGGCAGGTAGATCTTAGTTGAGTGGTTTCTCTTAGTACAGAACATGGAAACCTGTTGATCGATCGACTATCAAATAATCTCTCCTATTttgttaatgatattttttcttttaccgaTATTGTGGATATAGATAGaggtttgattattttttaatatgtatattttgtaTGAAATACGTCACTTTTTAAAGTTGGAAATCCCTTCTGATATGTGTATGAAAGAGATCTTTTACTAATGTTGGTTCTTTGtgcataatttttataatgccggttatattatatatatatggtttcaTTTATGGTTTCTGCTAATTGTCCCGCTGCTTTGTTTATCTCCCTTGCATTGTCCTGTCTTGTGATCTTGCAACTGGTTATCAGGCGATTTATAACAGCATGGCTGGAGTGTGACTCATGCCACTTGATGAATGACTTCTTACATGGCTCTGTTAatgcatgttttatttttcgCAACTATACTTTTGCGTAATGTTGAGTTTGGTGataaatattagtattttcCAAAGGATTGATTTCGGGTGGTTAATGTATTAAGGTGTTATATGTTTGaaggtttgtttatttttacaaaCTAGTACAAACTCACGTGTCGTGGGATGAGTATATTTCGTACTAATATTTTGGcgccttttttaaaaaacaatttcacTTTCACGGCCTCTGATTACACTTCATTGCAATAATATTATGGTAGGTAGGATATTAAATTTATTCGTATGCGGTCTAAACAATGCGATTCTATTAAAATCCTGTTTCTAAGGTAATACCCCGTTACTTTTCCTGACAACTATTTATGGGTTGTTTCCTACATCCCTTTGTTTATGCTGGAAGTAACTTTGAGGTGCAAGAAGCAACAGCTCTATTTATGCTGCACGAAGTttacatttgttttgtgcataggGTCATTAATTTGCTGTCAATTTAGATCTTACATTTGGGTATAAAGTATCAATTTTTATGCAAACTTGGTCTAACGTTGTTAGTATTTTCTTGTGTTGTATTGCAATGCAATCAGGAAGTTCTCGTAATGATAGATACTGCTTTTGATAACTGAGTTTAGTGTGCCCGGTGTAGTTCAGCCAAATCCGAGATCGTGGTATTCTGTGTATATTAGCTAAAACTATGAAGTGTAGGGATATTTCACTATTTATAAGACAATAGTTAAAATTAGAAATGGGAAAGGACACcaatgtttttctcttcttttttttttgtcaacggTCACCTATGCCTATTGCTGTAGTCGTGACGCTTGGTAGGTTACTTAATGGAAAGGTCGGGTATTCATGTCTTGTCAAATTGACCTTGAGTCGAGTATCTTCCATTCTTactgtgtaatttttttttatagcctCTACTGTAATACTCCAACAACTGCAAGTATGGTGTTTCTAACTATAATTTTGCAAAGGGTCCATTTTAGTAAGCACAAGGAAATGAGAGAGAATCTATTGTTTTTTTAGGAGGGTAAAGTTACTTAGTCAATATTAAAGACCTAGAATTGCTAGAAATTTGACACAATTCAACGgtgataattgaaataataaaacagtaagaCATTTGTATGTTCGTTTAAAATAGCGATTGTAAGAATTgtttaaaaaggaaataaaggaaAAACGTATAAATTTTcagtttgacattttttttctccttggtTTGACAGATGCATAAGAGAATAAAGCTGCAGCTACTCTTTAACAGatgtctgtttttttttcttttcgggTAGCACATAGAATGATAGAAGACAATTAGAAGGGAAGTTGCCACgggaaaaaattataactaccGGCTACAAGACTATTAGACTAAGGGACGATGGATTAAAGCAAATAACACTCTGCATATCTGTAGACTGTAGGTGTGGCTTCCAGTCAccgtgttgatttttttttttaatttttatttacgaACTAGGGAAAGAGAGGAGTGAAATTGATAGATGCAAAAGTTTTGAATGAATATCCTTCACAAAGGTTTTCCTTTCACGGAGTAAATGCTTATAAATAGAATGATACAAGATG
The nucleotide sequence above comes from Glycine soja cultivar W05 chromosome 11, ASM419377v2, whole genome shotgun sequence. Encoded proteins:
- the LOC114375995 gene encoding uncharacterized protein LOC114375995 isoform X4, producing MEKKVKNQKAKSKSSEARKQLSSVRVIQRNLVYIVGLPLNLADEDFLQQREYFGQYGKVLKVSMSRTTAGVVQQFPNNTCSVYITYSKEEEAIRCILNVHGFVLEGRPLRACFGTTKYCHAWLRNMPCSNPDCLYLHEIGSQEDSFTKDEIISAYTRSHVQQITGAANNIQRQAGNVLPPPLDDCMDNSSGKPIVKNSSSTSVSIVRSSPPNGTSGRPIALSAVAWGTRATNCQPAADGLLCPNGLSRPKPDTISSSLPFSSAVACTIQASLNSDVTKRPLLSDGSRSMTPQVKNELLKPVEQNRSMDILDSAGERTLVSDVSLSAVKLNNQLSSLPLAGDSGRGSFTATNTTSSIDITRQPLSFGPEEAVISTCEEIENLSCEFSSVYIDRNAQNKHYSLSIPSSSPDNVLVKSMQSQELQYNTDKLKDLMIKNADSKAAALYNEVCNLKEQCDLSLDSQSQVVSANTEVEDDVTTFDNQRLKDPEVIGSYLPESASFLHVSNHSSPLLLQCGDPCNVVNAGFLDANDKVEDNSLLHAHNICNGYSDEISTSSYWFRHDASNEHHIGRLVSDAVNIGSDAVMDKGESSIISNILSMEFDAWDDSLASHESLTKLLGDNTDSQNGPLKKSSSRKVQSNNQSRFSFAWQEESKFQANVPPSSGATQPFPKNGSLIQDFVERDFSLNKLGFANGFPSNNLKESGNLGSGHFIASNNKLSAVSRAQISAPPGFSVPNRAPPPGFSSVERMGQAFDSLSGNSLLDPSFLLRNSYQTPSNGNIGGPGDVEFMDPAILAVSKGPEQFNYFENEARVQLLMQRSPSPQQDLRFSEIGNSFSQFGDSYGISSRLNQSQVSNLASFPQLSLQQSRNAVLSNGQLDGRNGNGLGVAELLRNERLGFNKFYRGYDDSKYRMPNSMDVFNRTFGI
- the LOC114375995 gene encoding uncharacterized protein LOC114375995 isoform X2, with translation MLAMEWRSTWLSMVACPLKGRRPNLGCVETCLKGAIMSDEGERTCPLCAEEMDLTDQQLKPCKCGYQICVWCWHHILEMAEKDDTEGRCPACRSPYDKEKIVGMAANCERLVAEVHMEKKVKNQKAKSKSSEARKQLSSVRVIQRNLVYIVGLPLNLADEDFLQQREYFGQYGKVLKVSMSRTTAGVVQQFPNNTCSVYITYSKEEEAIRCILNVHGFVLEGRPLRACFGTTKYCHAWLRNMPCSNPDCLYLHEIGSQEDSFTKDEIISAYTRSHVQQITGAANNIQRQAGNVLPPPLDDCMDNSSGKPIVKNSSSTSVSIVRSSPPNGTSGRPIALSAVAWGTRATNCQPAADGLLCPNGLSRPKPDTISSSLPFSSAVACTIQASLNSDVTKRPLLSDGSRSMTPQVKNELLKPVEQNRSMDILDSAGERTLVSDVSLSAVKLNNQLSSLPLAGDSGRGSFTATNTTSSIDITRQPLSFGPEEAVISTCEEIENLSCEFSSVYIDRNAQNKHYSLSIPSSSPDNVLVKSMQSQELQYNTDKLKDLMIKNADSKAAALYNEVCNLKEQCDLSLDSQSQVVSANTEVEDDVTTFDNQRLKDPEVIGSYLPESASFLHVSNHSSPLLLQCGDPCNVVNAGFLDANDKVEDNSLLHAHNICNGYSDEISTSSYWFRHDASNEHHIGRLVSDAVNIGSDAVMDKGESSIISNILSMEFDAWDDSLASHESLTKLLGDNTDSQNGPLKKSSSRKVQSNNQSRFSFAWQEESKFQANVPPSSGATQPFPKNGSLIQDFVERDFSLNKLGFANGFPSNNLKESGNLGSGHFIASNNKLSAVSRAQISAPPGFSVPNRAPPPGFSSVERMGQAFDSLSGNSLLDPSFLLRNSYQTPSNGNIGGPGDVEFMDPAILAVSKGPEQFNYFENEARVQLLMQRSPSPQQDLRFSEIGNSFSQFGDSYGISSRLNQSQVSNLASFPQLSLQQSRNAVLSNGQLDGRNGNGLGVAELLRNERLGFNKFYRGYDDSKYRMPNSMDVFNRTFGI
- the LOC114375995 gene encoding uncharacterized protein LOC114375995 isoform X1, with the protein product MSDEGERTCPLCAEEMDLTDQQLKPCKCGYQICVWCWHHILEMAEKDDTEGRCPACRSPYDKEKIVGMAANCERLVAEVHMEKKVKNQKAKSKSSEARKQLSSVRVIQRNLVYIVGLPLNLADEDFLQQREYFGQYGKVLKVSMSRTTAGVVQQFPNNTCSVYITYSKEEEAIRCILNVHGFVLEGRPLRACFGTTKYCHAWLRNMPCSNPDCLYLHEIGSQEDSFTKDEIISAYTSHVQQITGAANNIQRQAGNVLPPPLDDCMDNSSGKPIVKNSSSTSVSIVRSSPPNGTSGRPIALSAVAWGTRATNCQPAADGLLCPNGLSRPKPDTISSSLPFSSAVACTIQASLNSDVTKRPLLSDGSRSMTPQVKNELLKPVEQNRSMDILDSAGERTLVSDVSLSAVKLNNQLSSLPLAGDSGRGSFTATNTTSSIDITRQPLSFGPEEAVISTCEEIENLSCEFSSVYIDRNAQNKHYSLSIPSSSPDNVLVKSMQSQELQYNTDKLKDLMIKNADSKAAALYNEVCNLKEQCDLSLDSQSQVVSANTEVEDDVTTFDNQRLKDPEVIGSYLPESASFLHVSNHSSPLLLQCGDPCNVVNAGFLDANDKVEDNSLLHAHNICNGYSDEISTSSYWFRHDASNEHHIGRLVSDAVNIGSDAVMDKGESSIISNILSMEFDAWDDSLASHESLTKLLGDNTDSQNGPLKKSSSRKVQSNNQSRFSFAWQEESKFQANVPPSSGATQPFPKNGSLIQDFVERDFSLNKLGFANGFPSNNLKESGNLGSGHFIASNNKLSAVSRAQISAPPGFSVPNRAPPPGFSSVERMGQAFDSLSGNSLLDPSFLLRNSYQTPSNGNIGGPGDVEFMDPAILAVSKGPEQFNYFENEARVQLLMQRSPSPQQDLRFSEIGNSFSQFGDSYGISSRLNQSQVSNLASFPQLSLQQSRNAVLSNGQLDGRNGNGLGVAELLRNERLGFNKFYRGYDDSKYRMPNSMDVFNRTFGI
- the LOC114375995 gene encoding uncharacterized protein LOC114375995 isoform X3 codes for the protein MSDEGERTCPLCAEEMDLTDQQLKPCKCGYQICVWCWHHILEMAEKDDTEGRCPACRSPYDKEKIVGMAANCERLVAEVHMEKKVKNQKAKSKSSEARKQLSSVRVIQRNLVYIVGLPLNLADEDFLQQREYFGQYGKVLKVSMSRTTAGVVQQFPNNTCSVYITYSKEEEAIRCILNVHGFVLEGRPLRACFGTTKYCHAWLRNMPCSNPDCLYLHEIGSQEDSFTKDEIISAYTRSHVQQITGAANNIQRQAGNVLPPPLDDCMDNSSGKPIVKNSSSTSVSIVRSSPPNGTSGRPIALSAVAWGTRATNCQPAADGLLCPNGLSRPKPDTISSSLPFSSAVACTIQASLNSDVTKRPLLSDGSRSMTPQVKNELLKPVEQNRSMDILDSAGERTLVSDVSLSAVKLNNQLSSLPLAGDSGRGSFTATNTTSSIDITRQPLSFGPEEAVISTCEEIENLSCEFSSVYIDRNAQNKHYSLSIPSSSPDNVLVKSMQSQELQYNTDKLKDLMIKNADSKAAALYNEVCNLKEQCDLSLDSQSQVVSANTEVEDDVTTFDNQRLKDPEVIGSYLPESASFLHVSNHSSPLLLQCGDPCNVVNAGFLDANDKVEDNSLLHAHNICNGYSDEISTSSYWFRHDASNEHHIGRLVSDAVNIGSDAVMDKGESSIISNILSMEFDAWDDSLASHESLTKLLGDNTDSQNGPLKKSSSRKVQSNNQSRFSFAWQEESKFQANVPPSSGATQPFPKNGSLIQDFVERDFSLNKLGFANGFPSNNLKESGNLGSGHFIASNNKLSAVSRAQISAPPGFSVPNRAPPPGFSSVERMGQAFDSLSGNSLLDPSFLLRNSYQTPSNGNIGGPGDVEFMDPAILAVSKGPEQFNYFENEARVQLLMQRSPSPQQDLRFSEIGNSFSQFGDSYGISSRLNQSQVSNLASFPQLSLQQSRNAVLSNGQLDGRNGNGLGVAELLRNERLGFNKFYRGYDDSKYRMPNSMDVFNRTFGI